A portion of the Faecalibacterium sp. I3-3-89 genome contains these proteins:
- a CDS encoding MerR family transcriptional regulator, with the protein MIYTVGEMAQKLGVPASTLRYYDKEGLLPFVERSSGGIRMFRENDFEWLQVIRCMKKAGMSIKDIRQYIELSMQGDDTIDTRLEMFRHQREVLTQQIQQLQHTLETVEYKCWFYEAAKAAGTVDVPGAMTDADVPDQFRAIRQELRGQKMPNIER; encoded by the coding sequence ACCTGCCTCCACCCTGCGCTACTACGACAAAGAAGGGTTACTTCCCTTTGTGGAGCGTTCCTCCGGCGGCATTCGGATGTTCCGGGAAAACGACTTCGAGTGGCTGCAGGTCATCCGCTGCATGAAAAAAGCCGGAATGTCCATCAAGGATATCCGGCAGTATATTGAGCTTTCCATGCAGGGAGACGACACCATTGACACCCGGCTGGAGATGTTCCGGCATCAGCGGGAGGTGCTCACCCAGCAGATCCAGCAGTTACAGCATACGCTGGAGACTGTGGAGTATAAATGCTGGTTCTATGAAGCCGCCAAAGCCGCTGGGACAGTGGATGTCCCCGGTGCGATGACCGATGCGGATGTACCTGATCAGTTCCGTGCCATCCGGCAGGAGCTTCGGGGACAGAAGATGCCGAATATCGAAAGATAA